In Streptomyces sclerotialus, the DNA window AGGGCCGGCTGGGCCACCCGGGATGCGCGCGGCTGGCGGCGGCGGGTGGCCACAGCCGCGCGGACCGGCTTGCGTGAGCACGCCCTCGCCCTGGTCGGCACCGGCATTGCTTCCACCAGGCGCAGACGGCCGACCTGCCGACTGGCAGGTAGAAGTCGCCCATCCCACGCCGGCCGGCCCCCTGATACCCGACGGCGCGGTGCTCCTGAGCGATGGCTCCCACGCGTTCGTGGAGATCGACCGCACGATGTCCTACGCTCGCCTGCTCGCCAAGCTGGAGCGCTACGACGCCTACCGCGGCGCGCCGGCGAGCGGATGAGGCAACGCCGCCCGTGTCCCGCGCAGCCACTGGCAGGAGACCTACGCCGGACCGACCCTGCACCGCCCCTTCCCGCCGGTGCTGTTCGTCTTCGCCCCGGCCCGGCGGCGCGCCGCCCCGGCAACGAGGGAGGCCGCGTTCTGCGACCGCGCTCGCCGCGTGGTGAGTGTGAACTACCGGATTATGGTGGCGACCACGACCCGGCCCTGCTGACCCGGTAGAGGCCCGACCGTCCGGTGTGGCGGGGCGTCGGCCACGGCGAGGACCGCCGGAACCTGGCCGCGCTGCCGACGCCGCGCTGAGCACGGCAGCGGGCCCGGCCTCCATCCAGGTGCCGGGCCTCTGCCGTCCGGCCGCGTTGCCGGTGGTGGCTGCAAGGCTGGGGATGAACGGCGATGAGCAGCTGCTGCGCGGCCGGGGCTACGGCCACGACC includes these proteins:
- a CDS encoding replication-relaxation family protein; protein product: MRAAGGGGWPQPRGPACVSTPSPWSAPALLPPGADGRPADWQVEVAHPTPAGPLIPDGAVLLSDGSHAFVEIDRTMSYARLLAKLERYDAYRGAPASG